The Phycisphaerales bacterium genome includes a region encoding these proteins:
- a CDS encoding carboxypeptidase regulatory-like domain-containing protein, translating into MPFVAYVLATFYALLPSAGGATPEVPPAADAAMERGTVVGIVIDAESGHPVPHARIGIAGGEGLLNLGPDGRLTVPGGGLLRADDVKPLGRTAIATRTDRNGRFRLEDLAHPEEQHVLIALGRSQYAALYTDVVPTRLGSETLRVELRPSAALRVKLPRTLAPPEWRPGGTLRLGLGTAESVVADSAAPRAGGSIWFEQVDDDRWFEYPLVPAGQTYRFVGRGTPPEFSYAPLLYAELLTPQPGEKIERLFPDGVTGTKLSGRVLGTDGMGMAQVNVTVTIDGEQGTTTYGTLTDREGRYTFAGLPAGRHRVELRRHRARTAPG; encoded by the coding sequence ATGCCGTTCGTCGCGTACGTGCTCGCCACTTTCTACGCGCTGCTGCCGAGCGCAGGCGGAGCTACCCCTGAAGTACCCCCTGCCGCCGACGCTGCGATGGAGCGCGGTACAGTGGTCGGGATCGTCATCGACGCGGAGAGTGGCCACCCCGTGCCACACGCCCGCATCGGCATTGCCGGCGGTGAAGGGCTGCTCAACCTCGGTCCCGACGGACGACTCACGGTTCCCGGTGGCGGCCTCCTGCGTGCCGATGATGTGAAGCCGCTGGGCCGCACCGCGATTGCCACCCGCACCGACCGCAACGGACGCTTTCGCCTGGAGGACCTCGCGCACCCAGAAGAGCAGCATGTATTGATCGCGCTTGGGCGTTCGCAATACGCGGCTCTGTACACGGATGTCGTGCCGACGCGGTTGGGCTCCGAGACGTTGCGGGTCGAACTGCGCCCGAGCGCGGCGTTGCGCGTGAAGCTGCCGCGTACACTGGCTCCACCAGAGTGGCGACCCGGCGGCACGCTGCGCCTGGGCTTGGGCACGGCTGAATCGGTGGTTGCGGACTCCGCCGCACCCCGAGCCGGGGGCAGCATCTGGTTCGAGCAGGTGGACGATGACCGCTGGTTCGAATACCCGCTCGTTCCGGCCGGACAGACCTACCGGTTTGTCGGGCGCGGCACCCCACCGGAATTCTCGTACGCGCCACTGCTGTATGCGGAGCTTCTGACGCCGCAACCGGGCGAGAAGATCGAGCGGCTCTTCCCGGATGGGGTTACTGGCACGAAGCTTTCCGGCCGGGTACTCGGCACCGACGGTATGGGCATGGCGCAGGTGAATGTGACGGTGACGATCGACGGCGAGCAGGGCACGACGACCTACGGCACTTTGACGGATCGTGAAGGTCGCTACACATTCGCGGGTCTGCCCGCCGGCAGGCACCGCGTGGAATTGCGGCGGCATCGGGCGCGCACTGCGCCGGGGTGA
- a CDS encoding gamma carbonic anhydrase family protein encodes MTPEASRPCVAPDVFIAPTAWVGGNVTIGAASSVWHHVTIRGDVAPIRIGQRVNIQDGTVIHTKTGVPLEIEDDVSIGHRAVVHCRRVGAGTLIGIGAIVLDDAEIGPGSIIAAGALVPPGTRVPSGVLVVGMPGRVRRELSAAEREYLQFVTARYLDLAGRHAAGEFAAYERREGSSEPPSD; translated from the coding sequence ATGACGCCTGAAGCTTCCCGGCCCTGCGTAGCTCCCGACGTGTTCATCGCGCCCACGGCGTGGGTCGGCGGTAACGTCACGATCGGGGCCGCATCTTCCGTCTGGCACCACGTCACGATTCGCGGCGACGTCGCGCCCATCCGGATCGGGCAACGCGTCAACATCCAGGACGGCACCGTCATCCATACCAAGACCGGTGTCCCGCTCGAAATCGAGGATGATGTCTCCATCGGTCATCGCGCTGTGGTCCACTGCCGCCGCGTCGGAGCCGGAACCCTGATCGGCATCGGCGCGATCGTACTCGACGATGCGGAGATCGGCCCCGGGAGCATCATTGCGGCCGGGGCGCTCGTTCCACCCGGTACGCGGGTGCCGTCCGGTGTGCTCGTGGTCGGCATGCCCGGACGTGTGCGGCGCGAGCTGAGCGCGGCGGAGCGGGAGTATCTTCAATTCGTAACCGCGCGATACCTCGATCTTGCCGGTCGACACGCGGCCGGGGAGTTCGCGGCGTACGAACGGCGCGAAGGTAGCTCGGAGCCCCCATCGGATTAG
- a CDS encoding cytochrome c, whose protein sequence is MHNLFVVTPVLYSGSGPTGDAAFDQLAQLGIRTIISVDGAVPDIERATAHGMRYVHVPVGYNGLAPEQQRTLARALRDLPGPVFVHCHHGVHRGPTAAAVASVLLGTLDNETATAFLRAAGTAPSYTGLYACVAEARPAPPEVLDAAPADFPAIAIVSGMVRTMVAIDLAYDHLKTIRAAGWRVPADHPDLVPVAEAGRLADLLRVFLDDPDAKGQSTEFLEMLRASAAAATTLERELLGNAQVDVLNAAFTRVADSCRNCHAVYRD, encoded by the coding sequence GTGCATAATCTGTTCGTCGTCACGCCGGTTCTCTACAGCGGCAGCGGGCCGACCGGCGACGCCGCCTTTGACCAACTTGCGCAACTTGGTATTCGCACGATCATTTCCGTAGACGGCGCGGTGCCCGACATCGAACGCGCCACCGCCCACGGCATGCGCTACGTGCATGTACCGGTCGGCTACAACGGTCTTGCTCCCGAGCAGCAGCGAACCCTTGCGCGGGCTTTACGCGATCTGCCCGGGCCGGTCTTTGTGCATTGTCACCACGGCGTACACCGCGGTCCGACGGCGGCGGCCGTGGCCTCGGTACTGCTCGGCACGCTTGACAACGAGACGGCCACCGCGTTCCTGCGAGCCGCGGGTACGGCCCCGAGCTACACCGGTCTCTACGCATGCGTGGCAGAAGCACGGCCTGCGCCGCCTGAGGTACTGGATGCTGCGCCAGCGGACTTTCCGGCCATCGCGATTGTCTCGGGCATGGTGCGCACGATGGTGGCGATCGATCTCGCCTATGACCACCTCAAGACGATCCGCGCGGCGGGTTGGCGTGTGCCCGCGGACCACCCGGACCTGGTCCCCGTCGCCGAAGCGGGCCGGCTCGCGGACCTGCTGAGGGTCTTTCTCGACGACCCCGATGCGAAGGGACAGTCAACCGAGTTTCTGGAGATGCTGCGCGCTTCCGCCGCGGCTGCGACCACACTCGAACGGGAATTGCTGGGAAACGCCCAAGTGGACGTGCTGAATGCTGCCTTCACCCGGGTCGCCGACTCGTGCAGGAATTGTCACGCGGTTTATCGAGACTAG